Sequence from the Ectothiorhodospira sp. BSL-9 genome:
GTGGAACTCTGGGTACGGCTGGCGAGTGTACGCACTTCATCGGCTACCACCGCGAAGCCGCGGCCCTGTTCACCGGCACGGGCCGCCTCGATGGCGGCATTCAGGGCCAGCAGGTTGGTCTGCTCGGCAATGCCACGGATCACATCCAGCACCTTGCCGATCTCGTCGCTGTCGGCGGACAGACGGGTAATCACCTCAGAGGCGTTCTCCACCTCATGAGCCAACTCCTCGATGGAGGCAATGGTCTCCCTCACCACCTGACTCCCCGTGGTGGTTTCCTGCTGGGTCTCCTGGGCGGACTGGGCCGCGTGGGAGGCATTGCGGGCCACCTCCTGCACCGTTGCCGTCATCTCGTTCATGGCCGTGGCCACCTGATCCGTCTCCGAGTGCTGCCGCTTCACCTGCTCGCGAGTTTCCTCCGAGGTAGTGGAGAGCTGTTCTGCCGCCGAGGAAAGCTGCGCCGTGGCCGAACCCACCTGGCGCACCAGCTCATGTACCCGGTCGGCAAAGCGGTTGAAACCCTCTGCCAGGTCGGCCACCTCGTTTCTGCCCTTCACCACGAGTCGCTGCGTCAGGTCCCCGCCGCCATCGGCGATGTCACGCAGGGTATGTGCCGCCTCGCGGATGGGCCCCACGATCATGCGGGAAAAGAACACCGCACCCACGACACCCACAACCAGGACCATCATCAGAGCAACCAGCATCCCGCCCACCAGCTCGGTGACACCCCGGGCCACGATGGTATCGGCCTGTTCCTTGGGGATACCCAGTCCCATGATGCCGATAACCTGATTGCGTTCGTTGAACAGGGGTTCATAGGATGTCAGATGGGGTACCCCCACGATCTCGGAAACACCGGTGTAGCGTTCACCCTGAATCACCGATGCGTAGGCGGGCGTGTCGCGGCCCAAGGGTGTGCCCACCGCACGCCTGCCATCGGGACGGGTCACGCTGGTGATCACCCGGGGAAACTGGTTGCCATCGCGACCAAAGATGGTGAACACGATCCCCAGATCCCGGCTGATGGCATCGGCCATCTCGTGACGCCCTTCCAGGGGTTCGCCACCCGCATCCACCAGTCGCCCATTGGAGACCCCAACGCTGCCGTAATACTGCGCCAGATACACCCGGGCGGCCCGTAGGTCCCCCTCCGCCTTCACCAGCAGGCTGTGATCCACCAACTGACGGGAGGTATTGGACATGCTGTGATAGGACACCAGCAGGAATACCAGCCCCACGGCCGTCAGCCCCACCACCGCGAACAGAATCAGCCTTGCCTGGATCGTTATATTATTCAGCATTTTGACGTCTCTTGTTGAAGCCCTGGGTCATCCGGTATCGGCCAGCGGTTATCCATCTTATCGGCCGCCAGCGGGCATTCCTTAATGCCCCGCCCTTAATCCCCCGCGCCGTGATCACCCCGCGGGTCCACGCAACAGGCTCATCATGGCGCTGGCCTTGTGCAGGGTCTCCTGGTACTCATCCTCGCCATCGGAGCCTGAGGTGATGCCCCCGCCGGCCCAGAACCGGACCTGCCCATGGCTGTTCACCAGGGTGCGGATGGCAATACTGGTGTCCATGTCGCCATCAAACCCCACATAACCGATGGCCCCGCAGTACACCCCACGCCGATGCGGCTCCAGGGCCTCGATGATCTCCATGGCTCGAAGCTTGGGCGCCCCGGTGATGGACCCTCCGGGAAAACATCCCCGCAACAGATCCAGCGCATCACGCCCCGCCGCCAGGCGGCCGCTCACCGCACTCACCAGGTGATGCACCGTGGCATAGGTTTCCACACTGAAGAGTTCCGGCACAGTCACGCTGCCAATGGCGCAGCTCTTGCCCAGGTCGTTGCGCAGCAGATCCACGATCATCACATTCTCGGCCCGATCCTTGGAACTGGAGGCCAGTTGCGCCCGCTGCGTCTGGTCGGCGATACGGTTGGCGCCCCGGGGGCGGGTCCCCTTGATGGGACGGGTGCTCACCTCGCCGGCGCGCACCTCCAGAAATCGCTCTGGCGAATTACTCAGGATGCTGGCCTCGGGCAATTTGAGAAAGGCCCCGAAGGGCGCCGGGCTGATGTCCCTGAGGCGCTGGTAGCTACTCCAGGCATCCCCCTGAGCCAGGGCACTGAAGCGTTGCGCCAGGTTCACCTGATAACAGTCTCCATCGCGGATGAAGGCCTGCACCCGGGCGAAGCGGGCCTGATAATCCTGCCGTGACATATTGGACTGCAACTCGCCACGCAGCCTGAATCCCGACCGCATCCGTCCCCGGCCGGCCTTGGATAGCATACGCAGCAACTCCGGCCAGATTCGGGCCGTATGGGGATCCAGTCCGCGCCCCACCAGCCAGGCGGTTTGTTCCTGATGATCCACCACCACCGCCCAGTCATGGATGCCCACCGCCATCTCCGGCAGGTTCTCGCCATCCTGGGCCAGCGATGGCAGGTGTTCAAACCGACGCGCCAGGTCATAGGCAAAATAACCCAGGGCGCCCCCTGCGAAGGGCAGACCACTCACCGGCGGCAATCGCGGCCCCAGGCAGTCCGCCACCAGGCGCAGCGGATCGTCCCCGCTTTCGCGCACGCCACTGCGTTCCTGGATTCGCGTCACGCCGCCCCGGGTGACCACTGTGACGAAGGGGTCGGCGGCCAGGATATCGTAGCGCCCGCGCTGACCGGCGGTGCCACCGCTGTCCAGAAATACCGCCCAGGGTCGATCCGCCAACACCTGAAACAGCCGCGCCCCATCCCCCGGGTAGGGCAGACGCTCAAGCCGGAAACCGGTGGAACGGGCGGTCATGGTGGCGGGGGGACCCTCGTGGATGACGTGGAAACAGGCAGCGGGAGCGCGGATTCTACTATGATGCCGGTCGCAATGGGGGCCGGGCCGGATGGCGTCTGCCGGTCTGGACTGAGTATACTGCGCCCGCTGCATGACAAACGTCGCCCGCGTGGCCGGTGCATGAAACCCGCGCCCACCGATGGTGTCTATCCGCAGGGCAGATCACTGCACACCCTGTCGGCGAATTCGCTGTCAACGAATGGCAGCGTCATGCGTTTACCCCTTTCGAGGCCTTTGTGGCTGCCACCCGGCGTGGCATCCATGGCCTGGATCAGCCACCGTTCAAGCCCACACGACCCCGCCCTTCCGGCCATGGACAAGACCCGATGAAACGACTCCCGATCCTGATCGCCCCGGCATTGATCCTGGTGGCGGTGCTCATCTGGTGGGGAACCGGATCCGATTCCGACACCGGGCCTGGCCCGGGCGCCGGCCAGGGGGCTGTGGCCGTGAGCGTGGATACCGTCACGCGCGCTGATCTGACGGACCGTGCGTTCTTCACCGGCTCCCTGGTGGCGGCTCACCGGGTGGAGGTGGCTACGCGCGTGGCCGGGCGTCTGGAGCGTCTGCATGTGGACATTGGCGATCGGGTGGAGCCGGGACAGTTGCTGGCAGAACTGGACGATGACGCGTTCCAGCAGGAAATGGAGCAGGCCCGCGCCGAACTGGCGGTGGCCAATGCCAATCTACTCGAAGCCCAGGCGGCACTGACCTCGGCACAGCGCGCCCTGGATCGCACCCGGGATCTACGGGAACAGCGGGTGGCCTCTCAGTCCGAACTGGATTCGGCGGAAACCGACGTGGAGGCCCGGCAAGCGGGCGTCACCCTGGCCCGATCCCAGATCGCCCAGCGCCAGGCGGCCCTGCGCAATGCCCAGATCCGTCTGGAGTACACCCGCATCCAGGCCGGACTGGAGAACGGTGAAGGCCAGTGGCTGGTGGCCGATCGCATGGTGGATCAGGGCAGCATCCTGCAGGCCAACACCCCCATCCTGGCGCTGGTGAATCTGCAACCCCTGCGTGCCCGGGTGTTCGTCACCGAACGGGATTACGCCCGTCTGGCGCCCGGCCAGTCGGCTCAGCTTTCCACCGTTGCCCATCCCGGCGAGACCTTTGAAGGTCAGGTGACCCGCGTCGCCCCCGAGTTCCGTGAGGCTTCCCGTCAGGCCCGGGTGGAAATCCAGGTGCCCAACCTCGACCAACGCCTGCGGCCCGGCATGTTCGTGGAGGCCAGGATCAGCACCCGCACTGTGGAAGACGTGACTGTGGTGCCCATTGATGCGGTGCTCGAACGGGACGGCCAGCGCGGCGTCTTCCAGGTGGAAGAAGCAGACAATGGCCCCATTGCCCGGTTCGTGGCCGTCAGCACCGGCATTGAGGAAGCCGGTAAGGTGCAAATCACCGATCCCGAGATCAGTGGTCGGGTGGTTACCCTGGGACAGCATCTGCTCAGTGATGGTGTGCGGCTGCGTATCGCCGATGAAGGCGAGGCACGTGCCGAGGGCGCACGCTGATGAATCCCGCTAGCTTTACCGTCCCTCGCCCCATATTCACCTCCATGGTGACAGCCATTGTGGTCACCCTGGGGCTCATGTCCCTGTTCCGCCTGCCCATCGATCTGATGCCGGACATCACCTTTCCCACCATTTCGGTGATGACCACCTATGAAAATGCCGGCCCGGAGGAAATTGAACAACTGATCACCCGGCCCGTGGAGGAAGCCGTTTCGGCCGTCCCGGGCGTGGAGGAAGTCACGTCCACCTCATCCGAGGGTTCCAGCACCGTTCGGATTTCCTTTACCTGGGGCACCAACCTGGACGACGCCACCAACGAGGTGCGCGACCGTCTCGATCGTATCGTCAATGCCCTTCCCGAGGAGGCCGACCGCCCCAGGGTGCGTCGCTTCGACAGTTCGGACCTGCCGGTGATGCTCATCGGCGTGGCCGCCGAGCTGGACCCCATCGAACTGCGTCAACTCATTGATGACCGTATCCGCACCCGCCTGGAGCGGGTGCCCGGCGTGGCGGCCGTGGACGTCTGGGGCGGCCTGGAACGGGAGATCCGGGTGGAAGTGGACCAGGACAGGCTGCAGTCCCTGAAGCTGGATCTGGAGGACATCCGTCAGGCACTGCGTGAGGCCAACGTGACGGTGCCGGCCGGCGAGATTGTGCGGGGCCGCATGGATCTGCGCCTGCAGACCCCGGGGGAGTTCGAAAATCTGGACCAGATCCGTGGCACTGTCGTCGCCACCCGGGATGGTTCTCCGATCTACCTGCATCAGGTAGCTCAGGTGCGCGACACCCACCAGCGCATCACCCGCCTGATCCGTATCAACGATACTCCCGGGGTGCGTCTGGCCGTGCGCAAGCAGGCCGATGCCAATACCGTGCAGGTGGCCGAAGCGGTGCGCGCAGAGATCGCGCGCCTCAACCGGGAGAATCCGCAGCTGGATATCGTGGCGGCCATCGACAGCTCCCGCTTCATTGAACGCTCCATTGCCAATGTGGGCCGCTCCATCCTCTATGGCGGCAGCCTGGCCGTTCTGGTGCTGCTGTTCTTCCTGCGCCATCTGCGTTTCACCCTGGTGGCTGCCACGGCCATCCCGGTCTCGGTGATCGCCACCTTCGGCCTGATCTACTTCGGCGGCTTCACCCTCAACCTGATGACCCTCGGCGGCCTGGCCCTGGGGGTGGGCCTGATGGTGGACAATGCCATCGTGGTGATCGAAAACATCGCCCGACGCCGCACCGAGGACGGACTGCCCGCTGCACAGGCCGCCACCGAAGGTACATCCGATGTGGCCGCGGCCATCACCGCCAGCACCCTGACCACGCTGGCCATCTTCCTGCCCATGTTCTTTGCCCAGGAGATGGCTGGCGTGCTGTTCAAGCAGCTGGCCTTCGTGGTGGCCTTCGCCCTGTTCTGCTCCCTGCTGGTGGCCCTGACCCTGGTGCCCATGCTCATGGGGCGCAAGGGCACCGTGAGCGAACGCCCGGGCAACCCGCTGACCCAACGCGCCGCAGCCGTGGCCGGCGGCATCGTCCAGCGCATTGAAACGGGTTATCTGCGACTGCTGGATGCCGTGCTGGCCCATCGCTGGACGGTGATCGTGCTGGCACTGAGCCTGTTCGTGCTGGCATTGGCCCTCATCCCGCGCCTGGGCACCGAATTCATGCCCGCCACCGATGAGGGGGAACTGCGGGTCAGCATCGAGATGGAGCCCGGCACCCGTCTGGAGATCCTGGACCAGGCCGTACGCCGCATGGAAGATGTGCTGAAGGCGCATGTTCCCGAGGTGGACAACCTGGTCACCAGCGTGGGTGGGTCCACGTTCCGTTCCACCTCGCCTTCCACTGCCTCGCTGCGTATCTCCCTGGTATCCCAGGATCAACGCAGCCGCAGCACCGACCAGATCGCGGCCGATCTGCGCCGCCAACTGGGCGACATGCCCGGCGCCACCATTCGGGTGCGCCCCAGCCGCGGCATGATGATGGGCCGTATCGGCGGTGGGGGTAACGATGAGAGCCTGAGCCTGGAGGTACGCGGATTCGACCTGGAAACCATCGACCAGGTGGCTGCCGAGCTGGAGAGACGACTGGAGCGGATCGAAGGCATCACCGACGTGCGCCTGGCTCGCGAGGAGGGTCGCGAACAACAGTTGGTGCGCATCAATCGCACCCGCGCCGCCGACCTGGGCGTGAGCGTTGCCCAGGTGGCACGCACCCTGGAAACCGCCCTGAGCGGCGGTAGTGCCGGTCAGTTCCGGGATCGCA
This genomic interval carries:
- a CDS encoding efflux RND transporter periplasmic adaptor subunit, with protein sequence MKRLPILIAPALILVAVLIWWGTGSDSDTGPGPGAGQGAVAVSVDTVTRADLTDRAFFTGSLVAAHRVEVATRVAGRLERLHVDIGDRVEPGQLLAELDDDAFQQEMEQARAELAVANANLLEAQAALTSAQRALDRTRDLREQRVASQSELDSAETDVEARQAGVTLARSQIAQRQAALRNAQIRLEYTRIQAGLENGEGQWLVADRMVDQGSILQANTPILALVNLQPLRARVFVTERDYARLAPGQSAQLSTVAHPGETFEGQVTRVAPEFREASRQARVEIQVPNLDQRLRPGMFVEARISTRTVEDVTVVPIDAVLERDGQRGVFQVEEADNGPIARFVAVSTGIEEAGKVQITDPEISGRVVTLGQHLLSDGVRLRIADEGEARAEGAR
- a CDS encoding methyl-accepting chemotaxis protein — translated: MLNNITIQARLILFAVVGLTAVGLVFLLVSYHSMSNTSRQLVDHSLLVKAEGDLRAARVYLAQYYGSVGVSNGRLVDAGGEPLEGRHEMADAISRDLGIVFTIFGRDGNQFPRVITSVTRPDGRRAVGTPLGRDTPAYASVIQGERYTGVSEIVGVPHLTSYEPLFNERNQVIGIMGLGIPKEQADTIVARGVTELVGGMLVALMMVLVVGVVGAVFFSRMIVGPIREAAHTLRDIADGGGDLTQRLVVKGRNEVADLAEGFNRFADRVHELVRQVGSATAQLSSAAEQLSTTSEETREQVKRQHSETDQVATAMNEMTATVQEVARNASHAAQSAQETQQETTTGSQVVRETIASIEELAHEVENASEVITRLSADSDEIGKVLDVIRGIAEQTNLLALNAAIEAARAGEQGRGFAVVADEVRTLASRTQSSTTEIQDMIERLQSGASGAVRVMEQGRTKAKDSVSKAAKAGQSLDSINHSIVSINDMNAQIASAAEEQSAVAEEINRNISTISHSVDQTSNGAQEIAAASEQLARLAADLQNRVSGYQV
- the pabB gene encoding aminodeoxychorismate synthase component I codes for the protein MTARSTGFRLERLPYPGDGARLFQVLADRPWAVFLDSGGTAGQRGRYDILAADPFVTVVTRGGVTRIQERSGVRESGDDPLRLVADCLGPRLPPVSGLPFAGGALGYFAYDLARRFEHLPSLAQDGENLPEMAVGIHDWAVVVDHQEQTAWLVGRGLDPHTARIWPELLRMLSKAGRGRMRSGFRLRGELQSNMSRQDYQARFARVQAFIRDGDCYQVNLAQRFSALAQGDAWSSYQRLRDISPAPFGAFLKLPEASILSNSPERFLEVRAGEVSTRPIKGTRPRGANRIADQTQRAQLASSSKDRAENVMIVDLLRNDLGKSCAIGSVTVPELFSVETYATVHHLVSAVSGRLAAGRDALDLLRGCFPGGSITGAPKLRAMEIIEALEPHRRGVYCGAIGYVGFDGDMDTSIAIRTLVNSHGQVRFWAGGGITSGSDGEDEYQETLHKASAMMSLLRGPAG
- a CDS encoding efflux RND transporter permease subunit, producing MNPASFTVPRPIFTSMVTAIVVTLGLMSLFRLPIDLMPDITFPTISVMTTYENAGPEEIEQLITRPVEEAVSAVPGVEEVTSTSSEGSSTVRISFTWGTNLDDATNEVRDRLDRIVNALPEEADRPRVRRFDSSDLPVMLIGVAAELDPIELRQLIDDRIRTRLERVPGVAAVDVWGGLEREIRVEVDQDRLQSLKLDLEDIRQALREANVTVPAGEIVRGRMDLRLQTPGEFENLDQIRGTVVATRDGSPIYLHQVAQVRDTHQRITRLIRINDTPGVRLAVRKQADANTVQVAEAVRAEIARLNRENPQLDIVAAIDSSRFIERSIANVGRSILYGGSLAVLVLLFFLRHLRFTLVAATAIPVSVIATFGLIYFGGFTLNLMTLGGLALGVGLMVDNAIVVIENIARRRTEDGLPAAQAATEGTSDVAAAITASTLTTLAIFLPMFFAQEMAGVLFKQLAFVVAFALFCSLLVALTLVPMLMGRKGTVSERPGNPLTQRAAAVAGGIVQRIETGYLRLLDAVLAHRWTVIVLALSLFVLALALIPRLGTEFMPATDEGELRVSIEMEPGTRLEILDQAVRRMEDVLKAHVPEVDNLVTSVGGSTFRSTSPSTASLRISLVSQDQRSRSTDQIAADLRRQLGDMPGATIRVRPSRGMMMGRIGGGGNDESLSLEVRGFDLETIDQVAAELERRLERIEGITDVRLAREEGREQQLVRINRTRAADLGVSVAQVARTLETALSGGSAGQFRDRSTETRIWVQLRDAEHMTIEEVLNITVPGRDGEPVSLRHLVDLEPSIAPLQIERKEQQRINEVFANTADRDLGSIVADVRAELADMPLPRNVDITFGGDVEEQQRAFAELGLALLMAVALVYMVMASLYESLRDPFIVMFSVPLALIGVVAMLLATGTTLNAQSLIGIIMLVGISVNNAILLVDQSARLHRSQGMTPHAAVREAARRRLRPILMTSLTTILALIPLAIGIGEGGEAQAPMARAVIGGLFSSTLITLLLMPVLYTLFHREEAGAPAANPIRST